The proteins below come from a single Melospiza georgiana isolate bMelGeo1 chromosome 4, bMelGeo1.pri, whole genome shotgun sequence genomic window:
- the FOXRED2 gene encoding FAD-dependent oxidoreductase domain-containing protein 2 isoform X1: protein MPPGPLPFRAGCASPAMAPAVCGTLLGLAMYASGLCAVSGAAFLYHDYCVIGAGPAGLQAAYFLQRAGRDYIVFERSHAPGSFFALYPRHRKLISINKQYTGKSNSEFNLRHDWNSLLSHDRRLLFRRYSRDFFPNADTMVRYLEDFASLLKLRVQYNTAIIHVTLEKNEQAWNGHYFLLTDQDRKNYKCSSLLVAAGTWVPNVVNFPGSEYVEGYETVSINPEDFTGQTVLILGRGNSAFETAENILGVTNFIHMVSRSRVRLSWATHYVGDLRAINNGLLDTYQLKSLDGLLEGDLEDLAIVKDKKGKLHITLRFYLENRNISAGIDSITLPQDELDNFATRAPYDRVIRCLGWKFDFSIYNRSLRMMPGKGNIKKYPQIKPSYESRGTRGLFVLGTASHSVDFRKSAGGFIHGFRYTTRAVHRLLENRHHGVPWPSTVYPITQLTNSIIKRVNEASGLYQMFSVLADIILLRENATAFEYLEEYPVGVLAELEMQTGRKARNGLFVIIMEYGRNFSGADKDVFYYNRAVGEAQHAWQSNFLHPVIYYYKHLPTEREMRLRPPDWPLPQPNAIHHIVEDFLTDWTAPNAHILPLRRFLENCLGTDLRNFFAESCFLFAFTHQKLPPSCQQGYVRMQGLLGSQELRQHAVQAGLLQDYTHTDLSGDRPPDSHHGSQEHLMRDHGIPLRPLQHLVNAKDEL from the exons ATGCCTCCCGGTCCTCTTCCCTTCAGGGCCGGCTGCGCCAGCCCCGCCATGGCCCCGGCGGTCTGCGGGACGCTCCTGGGGCTGGCCATGTACGCCAGCGGCCTGTGCGCCGTGAGTGGAGCCGCGTTCCTGTACCACGACTACTGCGTCATcggggccgggcccgcgggCTTGCAGGCGGCCTATTTCCTCCAGAGAGCCGGCCGGGACTACATCGTGTTTGAGCGGAGCCATGCTCCCGGCAGCTTCTTCGCACTCTACCCTCGGCACCGCAAACTCATCAGCATCAACAAGCAGTACACGGGCAAGTCCAACAGCGAGTTCAACCTCCGCCACGACTGGAATTCGCTCCTCAGCCACGACCGGCGGCTGCTGTTCCGACGCTACTCTCGCGACTTCTTCCCCAACGCTGACACCATGGTGCGTTACCTGGAGGACTTTGCTTCCCTGCTGAAGCTACGGGTTCAGTACAACACAGCCATCATCCATGTGACATTGGAGAAGAATGAGCAGGCCTGGAACGGCCATTATTTTCTCCTGACCGACCAGGACAGGAAGAACTACAAGTGCAG CTCGTTGTTGGTTGCTGCTGGAACGTGGGTTCCCAATGTGGTAAACTTTCCTGGCTCAGAGTATGTTGAGGGTTACGAGACCGTGTCCATCAACCCGGAGGACTTCACTGGCCAAACCGTGTTGATCCTGGGCCGAGGGAACTCGGCCTTCGAGACAGCCGAGAACATCCTGGGTGTCACGAACTTCATCCACATGGTGAGCCGCTCCCGCGTGCGCCTCTCCTGGGCCACCCACTACGTCGGGGATCTGAG AGCAATTAACAATGGCCTGCTGGACACCTACCAGCTGAAATCTCTGGATGGGCTTCTGGAGGGTGACCTGGAAGATCTGGCTATCGTTAAGGACAAAAAGGGAAAGCTGCACATCACACTGCGGTTCTACCTGGAGAACAGGAACATCAGCGCAGGCATCGACTCCATCACCCTCCCTCAGGATGAACTGGACAACTTTGCCACCCGCGCACCTTACGACCGCGTCATCCGCTGCCTGGGCTGGAAGTTTGACTTCTCTATCTATAATAG ATCCCTGAGAATGATGCCAGGAAAAGGGAATATTAAGAAGTATCCTCAAATCAAACCCAGCTACGAGTCTAGAGGCACTCGGGGGCTCTTTGTTCTTGGCACTGCTAGCCATTCAGTTGACTTCAGGAAATCTGCTGGAGGCTTCATCCATGGATTCCGGTATACAA CTCGGGCAGTGCATCGCCTATTGGAAAACCGTCACCATGGTGTCCCCTGGCCATCCACAGTCTACCCTATTACACAGCTGACCAATTCCATCATCAAGAGGGTGAATGAGGCCTCAGGCCTCTACCAGATGTTCAGTGTCCTGGCTGACATCATACTGCTGagaga GAATGCCACAGCATTTGAATACCTGGAAGAGTACCCTGTTGGAGTCCTGGCTGAGCTCGAAATGCAGACGGGAAGAAAGGCTCGCAATGGGCTCTTTGTCATCATTATGGAGTATGGCAGGAATTTCTCTGGGGCTGACAAGGATGTCTTCTACTACAACCGTGCTGTGGGAGAGGCGCAGCATGCCTGGCAGTCCAACTTTTTACATCCTGTTATTTACTATTACAAACACCTCCCAACAG AGCGTGAGATGAGACTCCGTCCCCCAGACTGGCCTCTGCCCCAGCCAAATGCCATCCATCACATTGTGGAGGACTTTCTGACAGACTGGACAGCCCCGAATGCTCACATCCTGCCGCTGAGGCGGTTTCTGGAGAACTGCCTCGGCACCGACCTGCGCAATTTCTTTGCAG AGTCCTGTTTCCTGTTTGCCTTCACCCACCAGAAGctgcctccctcctgccagcaggGGTACGTTCGaatgcaggggctgctggggagccaGGAGCTCCGGCAGCACGCGGTacaggctgggctgctccaggattACACTCACACAGACTTGTCGGGTGACAGACCCCCTGACAGCCACCACGGCTCACAGGAGCACTTGATGAGAGATCATGGGATACCACTTCGTCCTCTGCAGCATCTTGTTAATGCCAAGGATGAGCTTTAA
- the FOXRED2 gene encoding FAD-dependent oxidoreductase domain-containing protein 2 isoform X2, which produces MAPAVCGTLLGLAMYASGLCAVSGAAFLYHDYCVIGAGPAGLQAAYFLQRAGRDYIVFERSHAPGSFFALYPRHRKLISINKQYTGKSNSEFNLRHDWNSLLSHDRRLLFRRYSRDFFPNADTMVRYLEDFASLLKLRVQYNTAIIHVTLEKNEQAWNGHYFLLTDQDRKNYKCSSLLVAAGTWVPNVVNFPGSEYVEGYETVSINPEDFTGQTVLILGRGNSAFETAENILGVTNFIHMVSRSRVRLSWATHYVGDLRAINNGLLDTYQLKSLDGLLEGDLEDLAIVKDKKGKLHITLRFYLENRNISAGIDSITLPQDELDNFATRAPYDRVIRCLGWKFDFSIYNRSLRMMPGKGNIKKYPQIKPSYESRGTRGLFVLGTASHSVDFRKSAGGFIHGFRYTTRAVHRLLENRHHGVPWPSTVYPITQLTNSIIKRVNEASGLYQMFSVLADIILLRENATAFEYLEEYPVGVLAELEMQTGRKARNGLFVIIMEYGRNFSGADKDVFYYNRAVGEAQHAWQSNFLHPVIYYYKHLPTEREMRLRPPDWPLPQPNAIHHIVEDFLTDWTAPNAHILPLRRFLENCLGTDLRNFFAESCFLFAFTHQKLPPSCQQGYVRMQGLLGSQELRQHAVQAGLLQDYTHTDLSGDRPPDSHHGSQEHLMRDHGIPLRPLQHLVNAKDEL; this is translated from the exons ATGGCCCCGGCGGTCTGCGGGACGCTCCTGGGGCTGGCCATGTACGCCAGCGGCCTGTGCGCCGTGAGTGGAGCCGCGTTCCTGTACCACGACTACTGCGTCATcggggccgggcccgcgggCTTGCAGGCGGCCTATTTCCTCCAGAGAGCCGGCCGGGACTACATCGTGTTTGAGCGGAGCCATGCTCCCGGCAGCTTCTTCGCACTCTACCCTCGGCACCGCAAACTCATCAGCATCAACAAGCAGTACACGGGCAAGTCCAACAGCGAGTTCAACCTCCGCCACGACTGGAATTCGCTCCTCAGCCACGACCGGCGGCTGCTGTTCCGACGCTACTCTCGCGACTTCTTCCCCAACGCTGACACCATGGTGCGTTACCTGGAGGACTTTGCTTCCCTGCTGAAGCTACGGGTTCAGTACAACACAGCCATCATCCATGTGACATTGGAGAAGAATGAGCAGGCCTGGAACGGCCATTATTTTCTCCTGACCGACCAGGACAGGAAGAACTACAAGTGCAG CTCGTTGTTGGTTGCTGCTGGAACGTGGGTTCCCAATGTGGTAAACTTTCCTGGCTCAGAGTATGTTGAGGGTTACGAGACCGTGTCCATCAACCCGGAGGACTTCACTGGCCAAACCGTGTTGATCCTGGGCCGAGGGAACTCGGCCTTCGAGACAGCCGAGAACATCCTGGGTGTCACGAACTTCATCCACATGGTGAGCCGCTCCCGCGTGCGCCTCTCCTGGGCCACCCACTACGTCGGGGATCTGAG AGCAATTAACAATGGCCTGCTGGACACCTACCAGCTGAAATCTCTGGATGGGCTTCTGGAGGGTGACCTGGAAGATCTGGCTATCGTTAAGGACAAAAAGGGAAAGCTGCACATCACACTGCGGTTCTACCTGGAGAACAGGAACATCAGCGCAGGCATCGACTCCATCACCCTCCCTCAGGATGAACTGGACAACTTTGCCACCCGCGCACCTTACGACCGCGTCATCCGCTGCCTGGGCTGGAAGTTTGACTTCTCTATCTATAATAG ATCCCTGAGAATGATGCCAGGAAAAGGGAATATTAAGAAGTATCCTCAAATCAAACCCAGCTACGAGTCTAGAGGCACTCGGGGGCTCTTTGTTCTTGGCACTGCTAGCCATTCAGTTGACTTCAGGAAATCTGCTGGAGGCTTCATCCATGGATTCCGGTATACAA CTCGGGCAGTGCATCGCCTATTGGAAAACCGTCACCATGGTGTCCCCTGGCCATCCACAGTCTACCCTATTACACAGCTGACCAATTCCATCATCAAGAGGGTGAATGAGGCCTCAGGCCTCTACCAGATGTTCAGTGTCCTGGCTGACATCATACTGCTGagaga GAATGCCACAGCATTTGAATACCTGGAAGAGTACCCTGTTGGAGTCCTGGCTGAGCTCGAAATGCAGACGGGAAGAAAGGCTCGCAATGGGCTCTTTGTCATCATTATGGAGTATGGCAGGAATTTCTCTGGGGCTGACAAGGATGTCTTCTACTACAACCGTGCTGTGGGAGAGGCGCAGCATGCCTGGCAGTCCAACTTTTTACATCCTGTTATTTACTATTACAAACACCTCCCAACAG AGCGTGAGATGAGACTCCGTCCCCCAGACTGGCCTCTGCCCCAGCCAAATGCCATCCATCACATTGTGGAGGACTTTCTGACAGACTGGACAGCCCCGAATGCTCACATCCTGCCGCTGAGGCGGTTTCTGGAGAACTGCCTCGGCACCGACCTGCGCAATTTCTTTGCAG AGTCCTGTTTCCTGTTTGCCTTCACCCACCAGAAGctgcctccctcctgccagcaggGGTACGTTCGaatgcaggggctgctggggagccaGGAGCTCCGGCAGCACGCGGTacaggctgggctgctccaggattACACTCACACAGACTTGTCGGGTGACAGACCCCCTGACAGCCACCACGGCTCACAGGAGCACTTGATGAGAGATCATGGGATACCACTTCGTCCTCTGCAGCATCTTGTTAATGCCAAGGATGAGCTTTAA
- the TXN2 gene encoding thioredoxin, mitochondrial produces MAQRLALQRLLALPTRGPLPSHGRAFGTSAGRRNTFNVQDGSDFQDRVVNSPKPVVVDFHAQWCGPCKILGPRLEKLVAKQEGKVLMAKVDIDDHTDLAIEYEVSAVPTVLAMKNGDVVDKFVGIKDEDQLEAFLKKLIGA; encoded by the exons ATGGCCCAGAGGCTGGCGCTCCAGCGGCTGCTGGCGCTCCCCACGCGGGGGCCCCTGCCATCCCACGGCAGGGCCTTTGGCACCTCAGCCGGCCGCAGGAACACTTTCAACGTGCAGGATGGCAGCGACTTCCAGGACCGGGTGGTGAACAGCCCCAAGCCCGTTGTGGTGGACTTCCATGCACA GTGGTGTGGTCCCTGCAAGATCCTCGGGCCCAGGTTAGAGAAGCTGGTGGCCAagcaggaggggaaggtgcTGATGGCCAAGGTGGACATTGATGATCACACAGACCTCGCCATCGAGTACGAG GTGTCAGCAGTGCCAACTGTGCTGGCTATGAAGAACGGAGACGTTGTGGATAAATTTGTGGGCATAAAGGACGAGGATCAGCTGGAGGCGTTCCTCAAGAAACTCATTGGAGCCTGA
- the EIF3D gene encoding eukaryotic translation initiation factor 3 subunit D isoform X1: protein MAKFVAPVIQDNPSGWGPCAVPEQFKDMPYQPFSKGDRLGKVADWTGATYQDKRYTNKYSSQFGGGSQYAYFHEEDETSFQLVDTARTQKTAYQRNRMRFAQRNLRRDKDRRNMLQFSMQTLPKSAKQKERDRLRLQKKFQKQFGVRQKWDQKSQQKPRDSSVEVRSDWEVKEEMDFPRLMKMRYLEVSEPQDIECCGALEYYDKAFDRITTRNEKLLRSIKRIFHTVTTTDDPVIRKLAKTQGNVFATDAILATLMSCTRSVYSWDIIVQRVGSKLFFDKRDNSDFDLLTVSETANEPPQEEGNSFNSPRNLAMEATYINHNFSQQCLRMGKEKYKFPNPNPFVEDDMDKNEVASVAYRYRRWKLGDDIDLIVRCEHDGVMTGANGEVSFINIKTLNEWDSRYCNGVDWRQKLDSQRGAVIATELKNNSYKLARWTCCALLAGSEYLKLGYVSRYHVKDSARHVILGTQQFKPNEFASQINLSIENAWGILRCVIDICMKLDEGKYLILKDPNKQVIRIYSLPDGTFSSDEDEEDEEEEEEEEEEES from the exons atggcGAAGTTTGTGGCACCCGTGATCCAGGACAACCCCTCCGGCTGGGGCCCGTGTGCTGTGCCCGAGCAGTTCAAGGACATGCCCTACCAGCCGTTCAGCAAAGGAGACCGCCTGGGCAAG GTGGCCGATTGGACAGGAGCCACGTACCAGGATAAAAGATACACAA ACAAGTACTCGTCACAGTTTGGTGGTGGAAGCCAATATGCCTATTTCCACGAGGAGGATGAGACCAGCTTCCAGCTGGTGGACACGGCCCGGACGCAGAAAACGGCGTACCAAAGGAACCGCATGAGGTTTGCACAG AGAAACCTTCGGAGAGATAAGGACCGTCGGAACATGCTGCAGTTCAGCATGCAGACACTGCCCAAGAGTGCCAAGCAGAAGGAGAg AGATCGTTTGCGCCTACAGAAGAAGTTTCAGAAGCAGTTTGGAGTGAGGCAGAAGTGGGACCAGAAATCACAG CAGAAACCTCGTGACTCCTCTGTTGAAGTTCGCAGCGACTGGGAGGTGAAGGAGGAGATGGATTTCCCTCGGCTGATGAAAATGCGCTATCTGGAGGTGTCAGAGCCACAGGACAT AGAGTGCTGTGGAGCCCTAGAGTACTACGACAAAGCCTTCGACCGCATTACAACAAGGAACGAGAAACTCCTGAGGAGCATTAAGCGCATCTTCCATACCGTCACCACTACGGATGACCCAGTTATCCGAAAG CTGGCCAAGACACAAGGGAATGTGTTTGCCACAGATGCCATCCTGGCCACACTGATGAGCTGCACTCGTTCTGTTTATTCCTGGGATATCATTGTCCAGAGAGTTGGATCCAAGCTTTTCTTTGACAAGAGGGACAACTCAGATTTTG ACCTCCTGACAGTGAGTGAAACAGCCAATGAACCACCTCAGGAAGAAGGCAACTCTTTTAATTCTCCACGCAACCTGGCCATGGAAGCTACCTACATCAATCATAATTTCTCCCAGCAGTGTCTGAGGATG ggaaaggagaagtacaagtttcccaacccaaacccctTTGTGGAGGATGACATGGATAAAAATGAAGTAGCCTCTGTTGCATACAG GTACCGAAGGTGGAAGCTGGGAGATGATATAGATCTCATTGTCCGCTGCGAGCATGATGGAGTGATGACAGGAGCTAATGGAGAAGTGTCATTCATCAACATCAAAACACTGAACGAGTGGGATTCGAGG TATTGCAATGGGGTGGACTGGCGCCAGAAGCTGGACTCTCAGAGAGGGGCTGTCATTGCCACGGAGCTGAAGAACAACAGCTACAAGCTGGCCCGCTGGACATGCTGTGCACTGCTGGCTGGATCAGAGTACCTTAAACTCGG GTACGTATCCCGTTACCACGTGAAGGATTCTGCCCGCCACGTGATCCTGGGCACACAGCAGTTCAAGCCAAATGAATTTGCTAGCCAGATTAATCTGAGCATAGAGAACGCCTGGGGCATCCTGCGATGTGTCATTGACATCTGCATGAAGCTGGATGAGGGGAAGTACCTCATCCTCAAGGACCCCAACAAGCAGGTGATCCGCATCTACAGTTTGCCTGATGGCACCTTTAGCTCTGATGAAgatgaggaggatgaagaggaagaagaggaagaggaag AGGAAGAGAGCTGA
- the EIF3D gene encoding eukaryotic translation initiation factor 3 subunit D isoform X2 has translation MAKFVAPVIQDNPSGWGPCAVPEQFKDMPYQPFSKGDRLGKVADWTGATYQDKRYTNKYSSQFGGGSQYAYFHEEDETSFQLVDTARTQKTAYQRNRMRFAQRNLRRDKDRRNMLQFSMQTLPKSAKQKERDRLRLQKKFQKQFGVRQKWDQKSQKPRDSSVEVRSDWEVKEEMDFPRLMKMRYLEVSEPQDIECCGALEYYDKAFDRITTRNEKLLRSIKRIFHTVTTTDDPVIRKLAKTQGNVFATDAILATLMSCTRSVYSWDIIVQRVGSKLFFDKRDNSDFDLLTVSETANEPPQEEGNSFNSPRNLAMEATYINHNFSQQCLRMGKEKYKFPNPNPFVEDDMDKNEVASVAYRYRRWKLGDDIDLIVRCEHDGVMTGANGEVSFINIKTLNEWDSRYCNGVDWRQKLDSQRGAVIATELKNNSYKLARWTCCALLAGSEYLKLGYVSRYHVKDSARHVILGTQQFKPNEFASQINLSIENAWGILRCVIDICMKLDEGKYLILKDPNKQVIRIYSLPDGTFSSDEDEEDEEEEEEEEEEES, from the exons atggcGAAGTTTGTGGCACCCGTGATCCAGGACAACCCCTCCGGCTGGGGCCCGTGTGCTGTGCCCGAGCAGTTCAAGGACATGCCCTACCAGCCGTTCAGCAAAGGAGACCGCCTGGGCAAG GTGGCCGATTGGACAGGAGCCACGTACCAGGATAAAAGATACACAA ACAAGTACTCGTCACAGTTTGGTGGTGGAAGCCAATATGCCTATTTCCACGAGGAGGATGAGACCAGCTTCCAGCTGGTGGACACGGCCCGGACGCAGAAAACGGCGTACCAAAGGAACCGCATGAGGTTTGCACAG AGAAACCTTCGGAGAGATAAGGACCGTCGGAACATGCTGCAGTTCAGCATGCAGACACTGCCCAAGAGTGCCAAGCAGAAGGAGAg AGATCGTTTGCGCCTACAGAAGAAGTTTCAGAAGCAGTTTGGAGTGAGGCAGAAGTGGGACCAGAAATCACAG AAACCTCGTGACTCCTCTGTTGAAGTTCGCAGCGACTGGGAGGTGAAGGAGGAGATGGATTTCCCTCGGCTGATGAAAATGCGCTATCTGGAGGTGTCAGAGCCACAGGACAT AGAGTGCTGTGGAGCCCTAGAGTACTACGACAAAGCCTTCGACCGCATTACAACAAGGAACGAGAAACTCCTGAGGAGCATTAAGCGCATCTTCCATACCGTCACCACTACGGATGACCCAGTTATCCGAAAG CTGGCCAAGACACAAGGGAATGTGTTTGCCACAGATGCCATCCTGGCCACACTGATGAGCTGCACTCGTTCTGTTTATTCCTGGGATATCATTGTCCAGAGAGTTGGATCCAAGCTTTTCTTTGACAAGAGGGACAACTCAGATTTTG ACCTCCTGACAGTGAGTGAAACAGCCAATGAACCACCTCAGGAAGAAGGCAACTCTTTTAATTCTCCACGCAACCTGGCCATGGAAGCTACCTACATCAATCATAATTTCTCCCAGCAGTGTCTGAGGATG ggaaaggagaagtacaagtttcccaacccaaacccctTTGTGGAGGATGACATGGATAAAAATGAAGTAGCCTCTGTTGCATACAG GTACCGAAGGTGGAAGCTGGGAGATGATATAGATCTCATTGTCCGCTGCGAGCATGATGGAGTGATGACAGGAGCTAATGGAGAAGTGTCATTCATCAACATCAAAACACTGAACGAGTGGGATTCGAGG TATTGCAATGGGGTGGACTGGCGCCAGAAGCTGGACTCTCAGAGAGGGGCTGTCATTGCCACGGAGCTGAAGAACAACAGCTACAAGCTGGCCCGCTGGACATGCTGTGCACTGCTGGCTGGATCAGAGTACCTTAAACTCGG GTACGTATCCCGTTACCACGTGAAGGATTCTGCCCGCCACGTGATCCTGGGCACACAGCAGTTCAAGCCAAATGAATTTGCTAGCCAGATTAATCTGAGCATAGAGAACGCCTGGGGCATCCTGCGATGTGTCATTGACATCTGCATGAAGCTGGATGAGGGGAAGTACCTCATCCTCAAGGACCCCAACAAGCAGGTGATCCGCATCTACAGTTTGCCTGATGGCACCTTTAGCTCTGATGAAgatgaggaggatgaagaggaagaagaggaagaggaag AGGAAGAGAGCTGA